One genomic region from Cryptococcus gattii WM276 chromosome C, complete sequence encodes:
- a CDS encoding tRNA-intron endonuclease, putative (Similar to TIGR gene model, INSD accession AAW42495.1): protein MAQQQPQSKLPPRARYAANNRKYGTPLPILFPSSSSSSSTSSKSILTSFLPSLSSARFEIQHITGEYDPITGSIWITDPRMMDLAFQKGFFGKGSLSRSEPSWRARRVGLLKGGDTLAAEQMREKRRLERKQFKIDRAQAMFDAAKKAEAIVAAAKSQPESQNQSQLQTADNDGDDVEQDGEGEGEGDEADVSLVVTPDIEVGLGREVETQSQIPAGGDTLTSQSQMEIDPLNLTPQTFLVRPTRPDANRNRGRNAFRRRPPQSQAQGNTDTAMTTPAPTSAPAAEQPTQTPAHADIEADEDLFDESLVEEMEHLQLSIEESLFLSLAIGVLHVYDPSTGIYLTPTSNSADSGELLKLLLPSPSPSSPLSTRLSMSESKGVLLPDNPALVSYAVYHHFRSLGWVVKDGIKFCVDWLLYRRGPVFSHSAFACVIIPVYADPQDQVVSPYGGEDWYEERMSWKWMNTIIRVNALVQKNVIAVYITIPPLSFFPPSMKLADGTLDPRKNDLKSLLKQYTIREVALTRFGATRRRD, encoded by the exons ATGGCCCAGCAGCAACCACAATCGAAGCTCCCGCCAAGGGCCCGATACGCAGCGAATAACCGTAAATATGGCACGCCTCTGCCCATCCTtttcccctcttcctcttcctcctcttctaCATCTTCCAAATCCATTCTCACATCTTTCCTTCCGTCCCTTTCCTCTGCTAGATTTGAGATTCAGCATATCACAGGCGAATATGATCCTATTACAGGAAGCATCTGGATAACAGACCCTCGAATGATGGATTTGGCTTTTCAAAAAGGTTTCTTTGGAAAAGGTAGTCTGAGTAGGAGTGAGCCGAGTTGGCGAGCGAGGAGGGTTGGGCTATTAAAAGGTGGTGATA CTCTAGCGGCAGAACAGATGCGCGAGAAGAGACGATTAGAGCGAAAGCAATTCAAGATTGATAGAGCGCAAGCAATGTTCGATGCGGCGAAAAAGGCAGAAGCCATCGTAGCCGCTGCAAAATCTCAACCCGAGTCCCAAAACCAGTCTCAACTTCAAACTGCCGATAACGACGGAGACGATGTAGAGCAAGACGGTGAAGGCGAAGGAGAAGGCGACGAAGCAGACGTCTCGCTCGTGGTCACTCCTGATATTGAGGTCGGCTTGGGGAGGGAGGTGGAAACACAATCACAAATACCAGCCGGGGGAGACACATTGACCAGCCAGAGTCAAATGGAGATTGATCCGCTTAACTTGACACCACAGACGTTCCTTGTTCGACCGACAAGACCAGATGCGAATCGGAATAGAGGGAGGAATGCTTTTCGCCGACGACCCCCTCAATCTCAGGCTCAGGGCAATACTGATACAGCTATGACCACTCCCGCCCCTACTAGTGCACCCGCAGCCGAGCAACCCACTCAAACCCCCGCCCACGCAGACATTGAAGCCGATGAGGACCTATTTGACGAATCTCTTGTTGAAGAGATGGAACATCTCCAACTTTCTATTGAAGaatctctcttcctttccctcGCCATCGGGGTGCTTCATGTGTACGACCCTTCCACTGGCATATACCTCACCCCCACCTCGAACTCTGCGGATTCGGGCGAGCTGTTGAAATTACTCCTTCCTAGCCCCTCACCGTCTTCACCTCTTTCTACCCGATTGTCTATGTCTGAGAGTAAAGGAGTGTTGTTGCCGGATAACCCTGCGCTAGTTAGTTATGCGGTGTACCACCATTTCAGAAGTCTGGGCTGGGTTGTGAAAGACGGCATCAAGTTTTGCGTAGATTGGCTTTTGTACCGCCGAGGACCGGTGTTTTCCCATTCTGC CTTTGCATGCGTTATCATCCCAGTATATGCTGATCCACAAGACCAAGTGGTCTCGCCGTATGGAGGGGAGGATTGGTATGAAGAACGGATGAGTTGGAAGTGGATGAACACCATCATCAGGGTGAACGCGCTCGTACAAAAA AACGTCATCGCAGTTTACATAACCATacctcctctttctttcttccctcctAGCATGAAGTTAGCGGACGGCACCCTTGATCCAAGGAAGAATGATCTCAAGAGTTTGTTAAAGCAGTATACCATTCGAGAAGTAGCGCTT ACGAGGTTTGGAGCTACAAGACGACGTGATTAG